The following are encoded in a window of Rubellicoccus peritrichatus genomic DNA:
- a CDS encoding secretin N-terminal domain-containing protein: MIIRISIIPKLFALGVLAFVYTAPVQAQEEEIPSAPSSVPTLPPNLTPPSGPPPGPPPELPDFLKNRVRGGAAQSEAEQVQPTQTINPQTGEPFGASQSDRQFRGQPAVPQPRNPVVPQAENQAAAAASQIQEPEEPEEMVTTIVFSDDSALQVLQLLEQLTGKAVLRQQSIPAVKINFNSQGPMTKSEAILAIESLLSLNGIAITDLGERFIKVVPLNTVAQQVPIFITGSTLGLSPSQAVYSKLFKLEYLSVQAEAQPLIQQLMSMNAAGALVPFTKTNSMLITDALVNLQRIEKVLMDADQPQVPDEEVLFFQLTNVKATDLQGRLQALIQNQNSAISRYFINNTTIEADERTNQLIVLTHPSNEPMIANFIKKLDIDVAPVTTSRVFYIKHAKAVDIDSLLEEVITGQQQAVEEANNANTGQNRPQRGNQPNQPNQPQTQTISVGQVDTSGVRFSEFITIVADERSNAIVAYGTKADLDQIESLIDQIDVLLAQVHIEVIIAEVQLNHDEVNGISALNLDYNIADLSGLSGGVTGKGNTTLDPPFTFFGATDTDTVSIALGESLVNSKSRVLSAPVIVTTHNQEATINVSQSRPFITGGITTQDGSVSGQVTNSVQYRDVGIQLKVTPLIGSNGVVQMEIEQIVENFTGGSVDVNGTPQPFIDKREATSFISVTDQQTIVLAGLQQSQIDTADGKIWLLGDLPLIGDWLFSNDTIADARRELMLFIKPYVIYNQKDATAGVDLAIGNLDNGEDVDLFMETQNISAVFEKEEQEQKEELTPKIFRSRGTKGK; this comes from the coding sequence ATGATCATTAGAATTTCCATAATACCAAAGCTCTTCGCGCTAGGTGTGTTAGCATTTGTCTATACTGCTCCGGTTCAAGCTCAGGAGGAAGAGATCCCGTCGGCACCTTCATCTGTGCCAACTTTGCCACCGAATTTAACACCTCCGTCCGGTCCACCTCCTGGGCCACCGCCTGAGCTCCCTGATTTCCTAAAGAATAGAGTCAGAGGTGGTGCTGCACAATCAGAGGCAGAACAGGTTCAGCCGACCCAGACCATTAATCCGCAAACAGGTGAACCATTTGGTGCAAGTCAATCTGATCGTCAGTTTCGTGGCCAACCGGCTGTGCCGCAACCGCGAAATCCCGTCGTCCCTCAAGCAGAGAACCAAGCGGCAGCAGCAGCGTCTCAGATTCAGGAACCTGAAGAACCGGAAGAGATGGTTACAACAATCGTTTTCAGTGATGATTCTGCTCTACAAGTTCTCCAGCTTCTCGAGCAACTCACCGGCAAAGCAGTTTTAAGACAGCAGAGTATACCTGCAGTAAAGATAAACTTTAACAGCCAGGGGCCTATGACTAAAAGTGAAGCCATCCTGGCGATTGAGTCGCTGTTAAGTTTGAACGGTATTGCTATTACCGACCTTGGAGAACGTTTCATCAAAGTTGTACCGCTTAATACCGTGGCTCAGCAGGTCCCTATTTTTATAACAGGCTCAACACTCGGTTTGTCACCTAGCCAGGCTGTTTATTCGAAACTGTTCAAATTGGAATACCTCAGCGTTCAGGCTGAGGCGCAACCGCTGATCCAGCAACTTATGTCGATGAATGCCGCCGGGGCATTGGTTCCATTTACCAAGACCAACTCCATGTTGATTACGGATGCTCTGGTCAATCTCCAGCGCATCGAGAAGGTCCTGATGGATGCTGACCAGCCGCAGGTACCGGATGAGGAGGTTCTCTTCTTTCAATTGACCAATGTTAAAGCCACGGACCTTCAAGGGCGTTTACAGGCATTGATTCAAAATCAGAACAGTGCGATATCACGTTACTTCATTAATAATACAACGATTGAGGCAGATGAACGGACAAACCAACTCATTGTATTAACGCATCCAAGCAATGAGCCTATGATTGCGAATTTCATCAAGAAACTTGATATAGATGTCGCTCCCGTCACGACCAGTCGCGTTTTTTATATCAAGCACGCCAAAGCAGTGGATATCGACTCTCTTCTAGAAGAAGTCATTACTGGCCAACAACAGGCAGTCGAAGAAGCCAACAATGCAAACACGGGTCAAAATCGACCACAACGAGGGAATCAGCCCAACCAACCAAATCAGCCACAAACTCAAACCATAAGTGTTGGCCAGGTTGATACAAGTGGGGTGCGTTTTAGTGAATTCATCACGATTGTTGCCGATGAACGCAGTAATGCGATCGTGGCATACGGTACTAAAGCAGACCTTGATCAGATCGAATCATTGATTGATCAGATCGATGTCCTTCTTGCTCAGGTTCACATAGAGGTTATTATTGCCGAAGTACAACTTAATCATGATGAGGTAAATGGGATCAGCGCATTGAACCTTGATTACAATATTGCTGATTTATCAGGTCTAAGTGGAGGAGTAACTGGTAAAGGTAATACAACACTTGACCCTCCTTTTACTTTCTTTGGAGCCACCGACACAGATACGGTTTCAATTGCCCTTGGAGAAAGTTTAGTTAACAGCAAGTCAAGAGTTCTATCGGCTCCAGTAATTGTAACCACGCATAATCAGGAGGCCACGATTAATGTCAGTCAGTCGCGACCATTTATTACAGGCGGTATTACGACCCAGGATGGCAGTGTATCAGGACAAGTAACCAATTCTGTTCAATATCGAGATGTTGGTATTCAACTTAAAGTAACGCCACTGATTGGAAGCAACGGTGTTGTTCAGATGGAGATTGAGCAGATTGTCGAAAACTTCACGGGCGGCAGTGTTGATGTCAACGGAACACCGCAACCCTTTATTGATAAACGTGAGGCCACTTCTTTTATTAGTGTTACAGACCAACAGACGATTGTCTTGGCTGGATTGCAACAGAGTCAAATTGATACGGCTGATGGGAAAATCTGGCTTCTTGGAGATCTGCCACTTATCGGTGACTGGCTTTTTTCAAACGATACCATTGCTGATGCTCGTCGCGAGTTGATGCTCTTTATCAAGCCATACGTGATTTACAATCAAAAGGATGCAACAGCGGGCGTTGATCTCGCCATTGGTAATCTGGATAATGGAGAGGATGTCGACCTGTTTATGGAGACTCAGAATATAAGTGCGGTTTTCGAAAAAGAAGAACAGGAGCAGAAGGAAGAACTGACTCCTAAAATCTTTAGAAGTAGGGGCACAAAGGGAAAGTAA
- a CDS encoding ABC transporter substrate-binding protein — translation MKTQSILILAFIFVIVGGCSNRDDQNIPGNKEKVIVQLDWVPEPEHGGLYQALAKGYFADAGLDVTLLPGGANIAVIESVAVGQADVGQSASTQVITAASRDLPIKNIASVFHQIPTALMLHEDNPIDSFSELDKKTIMARPEALYIPFIKEKYGIDFDVIPQNFGLGMLINDPKFIQEGFYIAEPFFAEKEGVKLKFLRLSEAGYEVYATLFANDNFLESRPEVAAAFVDAFIKGWADYLEGDPTPAHEAIKAARNGEVDDDFLNFSREMIITENLGRGNPKKNETYGSINKSRLANEIKMLEALGAIESGSVSVEEILYE, via the coding sequence ATGAAAACTCAAAGCATACTGATTCTTGCCTTTATCTTCGTTATTGTGGGCGGTTGTTCCAATCGAGACGATCAGAACATACCTGGAAATAAGGAAAAAGTCATCGTCCAGCTGGATTGGGTCCCAGAGCCGGAGCATGGCGGACTATATCAGGCACTTGCCAAAGGATATTTCGCGGATGCAGGCCTGGATGTTACGCTTCTTCCCGGAGGTGCCAATATAGCAGTGATTGAGAGTGTCGCAGTTGGCCAGGCGGATGTTGGACAATCGGCAAGTACCCAAGTCATCACTGCGGCATCCCGTGATCTGCCGATAAAGAATATCGCAAGTGTATTTCATCAGATCCCAACGGCTTTGATGCTTCATGAAGATAACCCCATTGATAGTTTTTCCGAATTGGATAAAAAAACGATCATGGCACGCCCGGAGGCACTCTACATACCCTTCATAAAAGAAAAGTATGGAATCGATTTCGATGTTATCCCGCAGAATTTCGGCCTCGGGATGCTCATCAATGATCCGAAATTCATTCAAGAAGGTTTCTATATTGCAGAGCCTTTCTTCGCTGAAAAAGAAGGCGTCAAATTAAAGTTTCTTCGGCTTTCGGAGGCAGGTTATGAGGTCTATGCCACATTATTTGCAAACGACAATTTTCTCGAGTCCCGCCCAGAGGTTGCTGCAGCCTTTGTCGATGCCTTCATAAAAGGCTGGGCTGATTACCTTGAAGGTGACCCTACTCCAGCCCACGAAGCAATCAAAGCAGCCCGCAATGGCGAGGTGGATGATGACTTTCTCAATTTCTCTCGGGAGATGATTATTACAGAAAACCTTGGACGTGGTAATCCGAAAAAAAATGAGACTTACGGTTCTATCAACAAGAGCCGACTGGCAAATGAGATTAAAATGCTGGAAGCGTTAGGCGCTATTGAGTCGGGGAGCGTAAGCGTTGAGGAAATTCTTTATGAGTAA
- a CDS encoding GspE/PulE family protein yields the protein MSSSVNEMPDVFAMPFLSRLDEEQRELFLELPRDERVGWLSLLWDEPEKELVERLANESGLNVVESLNLPEDPRGGVPLRIINEYRCLPIIPPEGENEHELHLVTVWPPDAVMDDWILASCGMEPHWHLGLPKKISETITQVFGVGSSSLEDQDMEGFADDEADEEEDEDAALIRFVNEVITKAVADRATDIHFEPQREMLHIRYRIDGELVPVRVPENLVHFQRAIISRLKIMAKLNISERRRPQDGRIAFKMPGDELDIRISSLPTLYGESVSLRLLSNKTQPVTIEDLGFLPADIRMIDRILARPHGIILATGPTGAGKSTTLSAFLRQVRDPRRRIITIEDPVEYEIEGVNQVQVHHEIGLTFASTLRSTLRQDPDVIMIGEIRDRETAEIAIRSSLTGHLVLSTLHTNDAPGALTRLIDMDIEPFLIASSVEMIIAQRLVRRLCPECNQPADHELAHLASCLVALHVDPKEIENGHKLRKPGGCDYCRGLGYRGRVGLFEILRVEESIHEMIIQRKSAREIREVAEAGGMSTLQGSGWSQAVRGVASLEEVMRYADIISDEEGGYDEEEVVSTEVIENESLSEEMPES from the coding sequence ATGAGTAGCTCAGTTAACGAAATGCCCGATGTTTTTGCCATGCCCTTTCTTTCTCGCTTGGATGAAGAACAGCGTGAGCTCTTTCTTGAACTTCCCCGGGATGAACGTGTGGGTTGGTTGTCTCTATTATGGGATGAGCCGGAAAAGGAACTGGTTGAGAGACTGGCAAACGAGTCCGGCTTGAATGTTGTTGAGAGTCTGAATTTGCCCGAAGACCCAAGAGGCGGAGTACCTTTACGTATCATCAATGAATATCGCTGCCTCCCTATAATACCGCCCGAAGGTGAGAATGAACATGAGCTTCATCTCGTAACGGTTTGGCCGCCTGATGCTGTTATGGATGATTGGATCCTGGCATCCTGCGGCATGGAGCCTCACTGGCACTTAGGGTTACCCAAGAAAATATCGGAAACCATTACCCAAGTTTTTGGTGTCGGCTCAAGTAGTCTCGAAGACCAGGATATGGAGGGGTTTGCTGATGACGAAGCAGACGAAGAAGAGGATGAAGATGCAGCACTCATTCGTTTCGTCAATGAAGTGATCACCAAGGCTGTGGCCGACCGTGCTACGGATATTCACTTTGAGCCGCAACGGGAAATGCTGCACATTCGTTACCGCATTGATGGTGAGCTTGTCCCTGTTCGTGTTCCTGAAAATCTGGTTCACTTCCAAAGGGCCATTATTTCTCGTTTGAAGATTATGGCGAAGCTCAATATCTCTGAGCGACGTCGACCTCAGGATGGGCGTATCGCCTTTAAGATGCCAGGGGATGAATTGGATATTCGTATATCATCATTGCCCACGCTTTATGGTGAGAGTGTCAGTCTTCGCCTGTTGAGCAACAAAACTCAGCCAGTTACGATCGAGGACCTTGGCTTTCTGCCTGCGGATATTCGCATGATTGATCGAATCCTCGCTCGGCCACATGGCATTATCCTGGCAACAGGGCCTACCGGAGCTGGTAAGTCGACGACATTGAGTGCCTTCCTTCGGCAGGTGCGTGATCCGCGTCGTCGAATTATCACGATTGAAGACCCGGTTGAGTATGAAATTGAGGGGGTTAATCAGGTGCAGGTCCATCATGAGATCGGACTTACTTTCGCCAGCACTTTGCGCAGTACTTTACGCCAAGACCCGGACGTAATCATGATTGGTGAGATTCGTGACCGCGAGACTGCAGAAATCGCGATCCGTTCATCACTCACGGGCCACTTGGTTCTTTCCACTCTCCATACCAATGATGCGCCTGGTGCTTTGACTCGATTGATTGATATGGACATCGAGCCGTTCTTGATCGCTTCATCTGTCGAGATGATTATTGCTCAACGTCTGGTTCGTCGGCTTTGCCCTGAGTGCAATCAACCAGCAGATCACGAGCTTGCCCATTTGGCATCCTGTCTGGTGGCACTTCATGTTGATCCTAAAGAAATAGAGAATGGTCATAAATTGAGAAAACCTGGAGGTTGCGATTATTGCCGTGGTTTGGGATATCGTGGTCGAGTTGGTCTTTTTGAAATTCTGCGTGTCGAAGAAAGCATCCACGAGATGATTATTCAACGTAAGTCAGCCCGTGAGATACGTGAAGTTGCTGAAGCCGGTGGTATGAGCACTTTGCAGGGGAGTGGTTGGTCTCAAGCAGTGCGCGGTGTCGCATCGCTTGAAGAAGTAATGCGTTACGCTGACATTATCAGCGATGAAGAAGGCGGTTATGATGAAGAAGAGGTCGTGTCCACTGAAGTAATCGAAAATGAAAGTCTTTCAGAGGAAATGCCTGAATCCTGA
- a CDS encoding PilN domain-containing protein: MKLSDLIKPSEEAAHNEKDDAHVCFVDGYCFFSRIVAIPEGLERDEWDSFTELSLEELSPFPIEQLAWGSVVDDESQAIFVYAACRPRIPAESQELWPEAHNVFPVFLPLLLKKRERPCAMGIVTESGVTLLRFSGKGRFPEQVVGAPLVKEEDEDKPDPSAVLAVADKLKARLRLPDDADDEGIFEIVRSSASKGKIDFELRLFGDQSEAAESLSFAEDDVIWRADIREPDFIDSERKRRISESRLGWVMAGVGIAAALMLLVNFLTFFGDWLVNRRQALVEGQSEAAFAVQQNSDFLYELEQFSGAPFRPFSILEIANRVLLERQPRKIEFDSASVSNTDEVAIQGVSDNVDEVNQYSNLLRQSGYFNQVDLVDVRTRQGKVNFTINLRFNPDVALEVESDVSVVAEEVESQPEAAVVMNESEVADE; encoded by the coding sequence GTGAAACTTTCCGATTTAATTAAGCCTTCTGAAGAAGCAGCGCATAATGAAAAAGATGATGCGCATGTCTGCTTTGTGGATGGCTATTGCTTCTTCAGTCGCATCGTCGCAATTCCCGAAGGTTTGGAAAGGGATGAGTGGGACTCCTTTACCGAACTCTCACTGGAAGAGCTCTCTCCATTTCCCATCGAACAGTTAGCCTGGGGGAGTGTGGTTGATGATGAGTCTCAAGCCATTTTCGTTTATGCAGCGTGTCGCCCTCGTATTCCTGCTGAATCGCAGGAACTATGGCCAGAGGCGCACAATGTGTTTCCTGTTTTTCTGCCTTTGCTTTTGAAAAAGCGAGAGCGCCCCTGTGCCATGGGAATCGTCACTGAAAGTGGTGTTACGCTGTTAAGGTTTTCCGGTAAGGGACGTTTCCCTGAGCAAGTTGTGGGTGCTCCTCTGGTGAAAGAGGAAGATGAGGACAAACCGGATCCGTCGGCCGTCCTCGCTGTTGCCGATAAATTGAAAGCCCGCCTTCGCCTGCCGGATGATGCAGATGATGAGGGTATCTTTGAAATTGTTCGTAGCTCTGCTTCCAAAGGAAAAATCGATTTTGAACTCAGGCTTTTTGGTGATCAGAGTGAGGCTGCTGAATCGCTTTCTTTTGCAGAAGATGATGTTATCTGGCGCGCCGATATTCGAGAGCCTGATTTCATTGACTCGGAGCGCAAACGAAGGATCTCTGAAAGCCGTCTCGGCTGGGTTATGGCCGGTGTCGGAATTGCTGCTGCTTTGATGCTTTTGGTTAACTTCCTGACATTTTTTGGTGATTGGCTGGTTAATAGGAGGCAGGCACTGGTGGAAGGGCAAAGTGAAGCCGCCTTTGCAGTTCAACAAAATAGCGACTTTTTGTACGAGCTGGAACAGTTCTCGGGCGCTCCGTTTCGCCCATTCAGTATCCTTGAGATCGCAAATAGAGTTCTGCTTGAACGTCAGCCTCGCAAAATCGAATTTGATTCTGCTTCAGTTTCGAATACCGATGAAGTCGCGATTCAGGGAGTTTCCGACAACGTGGATGAGGTGAACCAATATTCAAATCTCTTACGTCAAAGCGGTTATTTCAATCAGGTTGACTTGGTGGATGTCCGAACCCGGCAAGGAAAAGTCAACTTTACCATCAATTTGCGGTTTAATCCTGATGTGGCGTTAGAAGTAGAATCAGATGTATCTGTGGTGGCTGAAGAAGTTGAGTCTCAACCGGAAGCAGCTGTTGTGATGAATGAGAGCGAGGTGGCCGATGAATAA
- a CDS encoding type II secretion system F family protein, with amino-acid sequence MPTFAYKGVDASKTSVTGEIEAVDRRQAMQRLRAKRIQPLQIRLADSGKGGKSGKSVRETRVVDEDDASIGVEKATSSGGIMARLSSGKNLALPFFKKLLQLHSSGMPVGDAVSLMSQRMTDPKLKDLCQRVFKDLSEGRTLAASMRTMPEHFDDTMTYLLEAGEATGNVVPILTNIIDSLEQNAELKRKVRSAMAYPILICSVAFGVIGLFLFFLLPRIESMMASLGGELNIAARFMIGSSDFALKQGPFILAGLIVGGLSLYQWRRTDKGREKTDRWLLRLPMLKQVFYNNDLCRVTNVMTILLGNGINTTESLRLAENTLQNRVLLRRFQASRQLINDGAPFTSAFRKHAFLPELDLDILSIGENTGSMVGSFEEIYRTHAQELSDRLKFLTTLVAGLALTFAFVMVFVLTLGIVLSILNMSQSLLSQ; translated from the coding sequence ATGCCTACGTTTGCCTATAAAGGAGTTGATGCCAGCAAGACCTCGGTGACCGGGGAGATTGAAGCCGTTGATCGTAGGCAAGCCATGCAACGTCTGCGTGCCAAGCGTATCCAACCTCTTCAGATTCGCCTGGCGGATAGTGGCAAGGGTGGGAAGAGCGGTAAGAGTGTCCGGGAAACGCGTGTAGTCGATGAGGATGATGCATCGATTGGTGTTGAGAAAGCCACCTCTAGTGGCGGAATCATGGCACGGCTTTCCAGTGGAAAGAATCTGGCACTGCCTTTCTTCAAGAAATTGTTACAGCTTCATTCCAGCGGTATGCCTGTAGGCGATGCGGTCAGCCTGATGAGCCAACGGATGACCGATCCTAAGCTGAAGGATTTATGCCAGCGTGTTTTTAAAGATTTAAGTGAAGGTCGGACCTTGGCGGCATCCATGCGCACCATGCCGGAGCATTTCGATGACACGATGACATATCTGCTAGAGGCTGGCGAAGCCACGGGGAATGTCGTTCCTATTCTGACAAATATTATCGACTCTCTGGAGCAGAATGCGGAGCTAAAGCGTAAGGTTCGTTCGGCAATGGCCTATCCGATTTTGATTTGTTCAGTTGCTTTTGGGGTTATTGGATTATTTCTGTTCTTTCTCTTGCCACGTATTGAATCGATGATGGCTTCGCTTGGTGGGGAATTGAATATCGCAGCTCGCTTTATGATTGGTTCTTCTGATTTTGCACTCAAGCAGGGACCGTTCATTTTAGCTGGATTGATTGTTGGCGGTTTATCGTTGTATCAATGGAGACGAACAGACAAAGGACGTGAAAAAACGGACCGCTGGCTCTTGCGCTTGCCAATGCTCAAGCAAGTATTTTATAATAATGACCTTTGCCGGGTAACGAATGTCATGACGATCCTGCTTGGGAATGGTATCAATACGACTGAAAGCCTGCGCCTGGCGGAAAATACGCTCCAGAATCGCGTGTTGCTTAGGCGGTTTCAGGCAAGCAGGCAATTAATCAACGATGGAGCGCCATTTACTTCGGCATTTCGTAAACACGCATTTTTGCCGGAACTGGATCTGGATATTTTGAGTATCGGTGAAAACACTGGCTCCATGGTGGGGAGCTTTGAAGAGATCTACCGAACTCACGCTCAAGAGCTTTCGGATCGCCTCAAGTTTTTGACTACACTAGTTGCCGGGCTTGCGTTGACCTTTGCCTTTGTCATGGTGTTCGTCCTGACGCTTGGAATTGTACTTAGTATCCTGAATATGAGTCAGAGCCTGCTTTCGCAGTGA
- a CDS encoding MBOAT family protein, with product MNAYFPTGIEQAIQGAIILLVEILFGFAIQKNQNKTRVVMAWGLTTIGVFAMFLITLDQPPGFRMIVLILALLYGMKAVVATHQMTNGNALNFVQWIAYTVGWFGMRPMVFKKMGQGRIAGTGRLIRKGALRIILGFLLILGARFFWADVNDGMPGILKIPVALLLLMPGLSLVLHFGLFNVMAGFWRWIGVPVGNLFNAPFKARTLAEFWGRRWNIAFTEMTTLAIFRPLKARFGETIARTGAFVFSGLAHELAISVPVNAGYGLPTTYFGIQAVAMAYEKNWKRAGRIWTAVWVLLPLPLLFHPAFIMEIILPLIK from the coding sequence ATGAATGCTTACTTTCCAACTGGTATTGAGCAAGCCATCCAGGGGGCAATAATTCTTTTGGTCGAGATTCTATTTGGTTTTGCTATCCAAAAAAATCAAAACAAGACGAGGGTGGTGATGGCCTGGGGCTTAACGACCATTGGAGTTTTTGCGATGTTCTTGATCACGCTAGATCAACCTCCTGGCTTTCGTATGATTGTTCTTATATTGGCCTTGCTTTACGGAATGAAGGCGGTGGTCGCCACACATCAGATGACTAATGGAAATGCCCTCAATTTTGTTCAATGGATTGCATATACAGTTGGTTGGTTCGGCATGCGTCCAATGGTCTTTAAGAAAATGGGTCAAGGCAGGATTGCTGGAACTGGGCGGTTAATAAGAAAAGGAGCACTTCGCATTATTCTTGGTTTCCTTCTCATTCTTGGAGCGCGATTCTTCTGGGCAGATGTGAACGATGGAATGCCGGGTATCTTGAAAATTCCGGTTGCATTACTTCTTTTGATGCCGGGGCTTAGCTTGGTGCTACATTTTGGCTTGTTCAATGTTATGGCCGGATTCTGGCGTTGGATCGGTGTTCCGGTTGGCAATCTATTCAATGCACCATTCAAGGCTCGAACCTTGGCTGAATTTTGGGGACGCCGTTGGAACATCGCATTCACTGAAATGACGACTTTGGCGATCTTTCGGCCTTTGAAAGCTCGCTTTGGAGAAACGATAGCAAGGACTGGAGCTTTTGTCTTTAGCGGCCTAGCCCATGAACTGGCAATTAGCGTTCCGGTAAATGCCGGTTACGGCCTTCCGACAACTTATTTTGGAATCCAGGCCGTAGCAATGGCCTACGAGAAAAATTGGAAACGGGCAGGTCGGATTTGGACGGCTGTTTGGGTTCTACTACCGCTGCCACTTTTATTTCACCCAGCCTTCATCATGGAAATCATTCTTCCGTTAATCAAATAA
- a CDS encoding DUF2071 domain-containing protein — protein sequence MKTIPPAMPDHRPPVAQTMLTEGYGQKKPFPLFYADWEDLLMVHFAVTPEVIQGQVPFHLDTFEGEAFVTFVAFRQTHLRFAEYGPWAKALTWPVDGHAFLNIRTYVKHEGLSAIFFMTEYINNALARIIGPLLYGLPYHLAKINYQHDRHQRRFRANVHGLSDQLELEAGYALAPLDAAKPDTPEFFLHERYHAYTLRGHEAMRFQVDHDPWRMHRAQVALRLNGKAFDWANDARFLGAFFTLGLRNVGLGAPQSIDTLN from the coding sequence ATGAAAACAATTCCTCCCGCCATGCCTGACCATAGGCCTCCGGTAGCTCAAACAATGCTAACTGAAGGTTATGGTCAAAAGAAACCCTTTCCGTTGTTTTATGCGGATTGGGAGGACCTGCTCATGGTTCACTTTGCGGTGACTCCCGAAGTGATCCAGGGGCAGGTCCCTTTTCATTTAGATACATTTGAAGGTGAGGCCTTCGTTACGTTTGTGGCATTTCGGCAGACGCATCTACGCTTCGCTGAGTATGGGCCATGGGCCAAGGCATTAACCTGGCCGGTGGATGGTCATGCCTTTCTGAATATCAGAACTTATGTGAAACATGAAGGACTCAGTGCGATCTTCTTTATGACAGAATATATTAACAATGCTCTAGCAAGAATTATCGGGCCTTTGCTTTACGGGTTGCCCTACCATTTGGCGAAAATTAATTATCAACATGATCGTCACCAGCGTCGTTTTCGAGCAAATGTTCATGGATTGAGCGACCAGTTGGAGTTGGAGGCTGGTTACGCGTTGGCGCCATTGGATGCTGCTAAACCAGATACGCCTGAGTTTTTTCTGCACGAACGTTATCATGCTTATACCTTGCGTGGTCATGAGGCGATGCGTTTCCAGGTTGACCATGATCCATGGCGCATGCATCGGGCTCAAGTTGCCTTGCGACTCAATGGAAAGGCTTTTGACTGGGCAAATGATGCGCGGTTTCTTGGTGCATTCTTCACACTAGGTCTGAGAAACGTTGGTTTGGGAGCACCTCAAAGTATTGATACTTTAAACTGA
- a CDS encoding phytanoyl-CoA dioxygenase family protein: protein MSTISNKVTPLEEYLFDLNGYIILRNVIDAHQLASANAIVDSCPKDLKTGEWWGNVQVQSYSETDGINLQQIYEAGKPFEELIDQPGWIEKVKHFVGGEGTFDWLHGPLFLDENFFSIRGPGQAIGLHSGGETGTKRTQFRYHNGHFQCGQINILMAFNDIGPGDGATMVIPGSHKANFPHPSFEEHKMKHGETKSVEGVEGAIEVYLNAGDAILFVDAISHGSAARVNDGERRICVYRYGPSWGYFRHGYRPSEALLDRLAPEKRKMVHPHEAALLPPQ, encoded by the coding sequence ATGTCTACCATATCCAATAAAGTAACACCTCTGGAAGAATATCTCTTTGATTTAAATGGTTATATCATCCTGCGCAATGTCATCGACGCGCATCAGCTTGCATCCGCCAATGCGATTGTCGATTCATGCCCGAAGGATTTAAAGACAGGCGAATGGTGGGGCAATGTCCAGGTTCAAAGCTATAGCGAAACAGACGGGATCAATCTGCAGCAGATCTATGAAGCGGGTAAGCCTTTTGAGGAGCTCATAGACCAGCCAGGGTGGATCGAAAAAGTGAAGCACTTTGTCGGAGGTGAAGGGACATTTGATTGGCTTCATGGGCCGCTTTTCCTGGACGAAAATTTCTTTAGCATCCGGGGACCAGGACAGGCTATCGGACTGCATTCCGGGGGCGAGACCGGGACCAAACGCACGCAGTTCCGTTATCACAATGGTCATTTTCAATGCGGTCAGATCAATATTCTAATGGCTTTCAATGACATTGGCCCGGGCGACGGCGCCACTATGGTTATTCCCGGTTCGCATAAGGCGAATTTCCCACATCCATCTTTTGAGGAACACAAGATGAAACATGGTGAAACCAAATCTGTAGAAGGCGTTGAGGGAGCGATCGAAGTATATCTCAATGCGGGAGATGCCATTCTTTTTGTCGACGCGATCTCTCATGGTTCCGCTGCACGTGTGAACGACGGTGAGCGTCGAATATGTGTTTACCGTTATGGTCCATCGTGGGGCTACTTCCGTCATGGTTATCGCCCGTCGGAAGCCCTTCTTGATCGATTGGCGCCAGAGAAAAGAAAAATGGTTCATCCTCATGAGGCGGCATTGCTCCCACCACAATAA